The genomic region AAAATAATAAAATCAGCAGAAGAGATTTGATAAGTACTTTATAAATCGAAAAGTAAATTGTCTTTGGAAAAACATTTAAAACTCAAAAATTAAAACCTGGAATTTAAATCTACGTAAAAATATTCTTGGTTTATGGTTTATTTTAAGAGTCTCAAAGTTATTAAGTCATAAGGAGAGAAAAATGCCAAAAGTCAGGTGGAACCTAAAAGTTTTAGCCGAGAGCGATCAAACTGAAGTCGTTGAAGGAAATCAATATTTTCCGCCGGATTCGATCATGAGAGAATTTTTCATTGAGAGTGATTATCATACGATATGTCCTTGGAAAGGGACTGCAAGCTATTATCATATCGAAGTTGATGGGAAACGTAATGAAAATGCTGCATGGTATTATCCAAACCCGAAAGACGCAGCAAAACAAATAAAAGACCATGTTGCCTTCTGGAAAGGTGTAGAGGTTGAAGAATAATTAATTATTGAGGTTCTCTGGTAAGAATTATGAAACTTGTTTATTGGGGTAAGCTTTAAGAATTCCCTCACGACAATCGTACAATCGGGTATTAAGTATTTGTTTGGCAAGTGTAATATCAAGAGATACATCGGCTGGACGGTTGCCTGTTAATTGTACATCCTGCATTGTAGATTTTTCGATATTGTTTATATCCGCACCTAAATGTTGCGCTAATAATAATCCGAATCGATAGCGATCAATTGATTCGGAGCCACCGATATGAAGTGTCCCGGTAAACTCGATTTTTGCAGCTTCGAAGATGGCATCCGCTAAATTACCTGCGAAAATAGGGGTTCTGAATTGATCCGAAAAAAGCTTTGTAGCCTTACTTTTACGCCATGAGTGGATCATCCATTCGCTAAAAGAAGTTCCGGAAATAACTGGTGGACCAAAGATAATCGAAGGTCTGATAACAATATAATCAGAACAGTTTTCTTTTATAGCTAATTCACCTTGCCATTTGCTCCAGCCATAATGGTTTAAAGGAGCAGGGGCTGAGTCTTCTCCATAAGCTGCTTCTACACCATTAAAAACCAGGTCTGTTGAAATGTATATTACTCTTGTTCCCATATCATGTGCTATTTGAGCAATTTTCTTACTTGCGTGTGTATTTATTTTAAGAGTTTGTGTTTTATTTTTTTCGCTTGTATCTACATTTGTTATTGCAGCATTGTGAATGATTATATTTGGCTGTATATCAGTAACGCACTTCTCAATTTGATCCATAATTGATAAATCTAAAAACTGCCAATGACAACCATCATATATGGGAAGATTTTGATAGTATGTAGCTGTAACATCAAATCGTTTTTCAGCTTCCTTAACCAAATATCCACCAAGAAAACTACTTCCCCCGGTAATCAGAATTCTTTCTTTTATCGGATTCGAATTCTCAGTTTGCATTTATGGAAAAAACGGTTACCAGGTCGTTGAAAAGGAAAGACTCAAATGTACATCCCCGGAAGTTCCAAGTGATGGACCCACTTTGACATGAGAACCAATTTTTGTTAATTTTCCACGAGCGACAAATATGGCGTCTATTCCACTGATGACATGGTTTGCTATAATTGCTCCTAGTATTAAAGTGGAATTTCGGTTCGCTTTTTCAGCAGAAAGGCGTAACTCATCAAATTTGTTTTGGTCCTTAACTGAGTTCCATTGCCAGAAATTCTCCTCGTCAATTGGATATACATCATCATAACGACGAAAACGCCTCATCTCTTCGTTATGTTCATAAATATCAATAAAATTGCTTACATCGGTGTAGAAAGTTTTTTCCTTACCGGTTCCTTTGACACCAGCGCTTTGGACCGCGAAGTTTTCCAAATCGTTTCGCTTCAAATGACTATATATTTGAAATGAGGCAAACGTACTCCAAAACAACCCTTCTGCAACAATAAATGAGCGGGCTCTCGTATTAGCTCCGGTGGATAATTGACCCCAGCCCGGTAGCAGTAAAGATTTTAGAAAGACCGGTCCGGTCGATTCATAAGTTGGTTCGGTTTGTTGTGGTTTAAATATTGTGATTTTTGATGGCCTGAATAATTGATAATGACGTGATGAAAAATAATTAGGATTTTCATCACAAAATAAAACCGTTGGAAAAATCATAATAAAAATAACAAAAATTAGTTTTTTCAATGCCTACTTCATTTCATGCACAATATTGAATTTCACCAGTTTATTGCAAAGCTTGCAACGGGCGTCGGTTTGTTATTTACTATTGTATATTTTAAACGAACTAGCGGTTGAATTTTCTTATTAAAACGATTAACAGACCAAACTGCGTCAAGGGCGCTGAGAATATGGTTAGCGAACGCAATTCCAGTCATTGCCGTGGCTAACTTAAGTTTGTCATTACTTTTGCCACGTATAGCCATATAATGTAAACCAGTTTCAGAGGTATCTGTCAATGCGTTTGCTAAAGCCACGTCATCCCAACCGGCATTGAATTTTTGGTATTTGCCAATCATCTCATAATATTGCTGAGTTTTGGTCTCCGGTAATTGATGATGTGCCCACTGTTGCCTGGTGTCTTCCGGAAGAGAATTCCACCATTGATTCCAGCGGTCATTGCTCCAATAATCTGCAGCATATTGCTTAAACTCTATTTTTAAATCTTCTCCTTTTTTCTTATTGGATGCATAAGTTGTCCACGCTGCAACTTCAATTCCTAGAAATAAAATCCCTTTCAACCAGGATCCGGTGTAAAGCTCTCCGCTCCCGGGTATCAATAAGGAAAAAAACAGCCCTTTTTTGGATGATTTCAAATCCGGATTTTTGTTTGCTTCCAAATCCTGGAAAGCAAAGGAAGTAAGGATTGATGGACCTATAGGTAAGAATGGCTTGCCAAATATTTCCTGGTTTTGGGTTGAAAAACGTTCATCATTCTTTTTCTCTGATTTTTCTTCTGCCCAAACCAGTGAGTTCAAAAATACTATTAAAACTAAAACTAAAAATAATTTCTTTTTTTTCATTTTAAATTTCCTTTTCAAATATCCTATATCTAAATTATTTTAGGATCTGAACGAAAACCTTACAGCTGGATTCCCGCTAAAAAGAACGCGGAAATGACAAGAAAGAGTTTTTTTATTATCCATTAATTGGTTTATTTTTCCATTAATATTTGTTGTTAATCCAAATAATCAAATGTAAAGCCAAAATAAAAACGCCATTCTTTACCATACTTAAAGTTGCGGTTTGTTATTTCATCAAAACCGTAAGCACCATCAAAAAATAATCTCATTGGAAAATTATAAAAAGCAAACGTATCAACCCGAATTTGAAATCCAACATCCTTCTTGAAATCATCCAGTTGAATAGAACCCTCATTCCAGGCATTGCCAAAATCCACAAATAAGCCTGCGTAAAGTTTGTCAAATTGGAAGGGTGGTATATTGACTCCAAGGTTATCCGATATTTTGAATCGGTAGGATAAGGAAGTATTTAAAAGTTTTCTTCCTTCGATGCTATAATAAGGATAGCCTTTTAAGCCAAGAAGTCCTCCGGCAAATAAATTAAAGAAGCTTTCAACAGGTTTATCGATAAAACCACCTCTGACATGAAATTCCAGACCATGCTTCCAGGGCAATGAAAAAAATTCTGACCAGTCAAAATTAAATTGATTGTAATTAAATGGTTTGAATACTTCCTGAACAGTGCTGTATTTCCGGTTTATTTCAAAACCCTTGATAAATTTGTTATGAAGGCGATCATATTTTAATGTAAATCGCCTGCCAAATCTTGGATTGATTACTGATGTTCTTGATCTGGCAACACCCTCATGCCGCCATTCTAAAGAGAAATCAGATCCGAGAAAATAAGTGTAACTAAACCTTACTTCGTTGTTCCCTTGCTGTGTGGTTATTTTTCCATCATAACGGCTGTACACAAACATACCGCGTATTGTGTTAGTTGTGTTGAGTTTCAATTCCAATCCCAGGTCAACTTCCAAAAGGTTATACTTGAATTTATCACTATTGTCTTCGGTATGTCGAGTTTGGTTGTAAACCTCCACAAAAATAGTTGGGTAGAATTTTCGGTATTGGATAATGCCAAATAAATCCATATCAAATGACCGGTTGAGTACAAAACCGCCCAGGATGGAATATTTATTAAGGACTTCACTCGAAGCAAAATAGCTGCCCAATTTCAGGGTATTATAATCAACCATTACTCTTGGAAATAAATTCAAAACCCCATATGTATTCTTGTATTTCTCTACATCCGGATTATCATTTTTTTGATTATATCCAATAGATGAATTTCCGTTGTTTCCGTTGTTTGTCTGGGCAATTTCTGTCACAGGAGTGGAACGCGGCAGTCGTTCTTTCGCTAAATAGTTAAATTCGTTCAGCTTTTTTGGATCGGCAATATATGCTATTTTATAACCATCCGATGTATACAAACTGTAGGCGAGTCCTCTTTGTGGATGATAGCTTGGCATGAAAGCCCCACCAATAACATTGGTAAGAGGAGTGGATTCATTCGATTCAAGATCTAGCTCATAAATGTTGAAAATACCACTTTTATCCCAGCTAAAAAATATGGATCCTCCGAT from candidate division KSB1 bacterium harbors:
- a CDS encoding DUF427 domain-containing protein → MPKVRWNLKVLAESDQTEVVEGNQYFPPDSIMREFFIESDYHTICPWKGTASYYHIEVDGKRNENAAWYYPNPKDAAKQIKDHVAFWKGVEVEE
- a CDS encoding SDR family oxidoreductase: MQTENSNPIKERILITGGSSFLGGYLVKEAEKRFDVTATYYQNLPIYDGCHWQFLDLSIMDQIEKCVTDIQPNIIIHNAAITNVDTSEKNKTQTLKINTHASKKIAQIAHDMGTRVIYISTDLVFNGVEAAYGEDSAPAPLNHYGWSKWQGELAIKENCSDYIVIRPSIIFGPPVISGTSFSEWMIHSWRKSKATKLFSDQFRTPIFAGNLADAIFEAAKIEFTGTLHIGGSESIDRYRFGLLLAQHLGADINNIEKSTMQDVQLTGNRPADVSLDITLAKQILNTRLYDCREGILKAYPNKQVS